A genomic region of Pseudomonas frederiksbergensis contains the following coding sequences:
- a CDS encoding sensor domain-containing protein has translation MPKSVDRSRSRTPPMPRIQALDPRTSEQSWESAPQLLAALNGARLGAWYWDIERGLISWSRGTQALFGFDPRKPLPADLEYLDLLPAEDRAKALRAFNAVVAGAPLETAMHHRIRWPDGSLHWLEITGSLLPDKHGRPRMIGVIREITHQRQREQALSSSEKRFATLFHLCPNMVLLTRQEDGLISEANQYFESLFGWPVQSVIGRTTLELGLWVRPEQRAKLVKATKAKGDLVSMEVQFRASNGLVHDGILSAQKVELEGQAYLLSTFLDTSESKLAEQALKDSQERLDLALDSAQLGTWDWHIPSGMLYGSARAAQLHGLDPVPFHEPFDAFFEGVPDDERDSMRDAYRSLREGPAGNYQLTYRVQLPDGSSRYLESRARLYRDESGAPLRMAGTLLDITDQVEREQRLITSEEKFASLFQVSPDPICVTRQDTGQFIEINSAFTQTFGWTASDVIDRSADEIGLWDASVKRQQRIEQVIREQALNNVAIIVYHKDGQPLTCVISSRQISVGNEPCIVTTLRDITQQQRSEAALKASEEKFAKAFHSSPDAITITERDSGRYLEVNDGFCRLTGYRADEVIGKTVYQIGIWAEEKQRSNLLAQLKVKGRVHHQEMLGRNKRGEILTVEVSIEPITLNETACLLLTARDVSLLKNAEAQIRHLAYHDPLTNLPNRALLMDRLSQQIALLKRHNLRGALLFLDLDHFKHINDSLGHPVGDTVLKIITARLEASVRMEDTVARLGGDEFVVLLSGLEGTRNEVSEQVRELADTLRELLSEPMFLDGQRLQVTPSIGVALIPDHGSTPTDLLKRADIALYRAKDSGRNTTQMFHSTMQKAASERLRMETDLRLALSRGEFSVHYQPQVDAQDDRIIGAEALVRWHHPQLGAQSPTEFIKVLEDSGLILEVGAWILDEACQAFRQLIDRGLIDPLNFSLCVNISPRQFRQNDFVERIEHSLSSHALPYSLLKLEITEGIVIQNLDDTINKMRRLKKLGVSFAMDDFGTGYSSLTYLKRLPVDTLKIDQSFIRDATSDPNDAEIIRAIVAMALSLELTVIAEGVETPEQLEFLLGLGCHLYQGYLHSQPLPLEGFLKLLK, from the coding sequence ATGCCTAAATCTGTTGACCGCTCTCGCTCACGCACACCCCCAATGCCGCGCATTCAGGCGCTCGACCCGCGCACCTCGGAGCAGAGTTGGGAGAGCGCGCCACAACTGCTCGCCGCCTTGAACGGCGCACGCCTGGGCGCCTGGTACTGGGACATTGAACGCGGGCTGATCAGTTGGTCACGGGGGACTCAAGCCCTGTTCGGGTTTGACCCAAGAAAACCGCTGCCGGCCGACCTTGAGTACCTGGATTTGTTACCGGCGGAAGATCGCGCAAAAGCGCTGCGGGCCTTTAACGCCGTGGTGGCCGGCGCGCCACTGGAAACGGCAATGCATCACCGGATCCGCTGGCCCGACGGCAGTTTGCACTGGCTGGAGATCACCGGCAGCCTGCTGCCGGACAAACACGGCCGACCACGGATGATCGGGGTCATCCGCGAGATCACCCATCAACGCCAGCGTGAACAGGCCCTGAGCAGTTCGGAGAAACGCTTCGCAACACTCTTTCATCTATGCCCGAACATGGTGCTGCTGACCCGCCAGGAAGACGGCCTGATCAGCGAAGCCAATCAATACTTCGAAAGCCTGTTCGGTTGGCCGGTGCAAAGCGTGATCGGCCGCACGACGCTGGAACTGGGCCTTTGGGTGCGCCCGGAACAACGCGCCAAACTGGTCAAGGCAACCAAGGCCAAGGGCGATCTGGTCAGCATGGAGGTGCAGTTTCGCGCCAGCAACGGCCTGGTCCACGATGGCATTCTCAGCGCGCAAAAGGTTGAGCTCGAAGGCCAGGCCTACCTGCTCAGCACGTTCCTGGACACCAGCGAAAGCAAACTCGCCGAGCAAGCGCTCAAGGACAGTCAGGAGCGCCTGGACCTGGCCCTCGACTCGGCGCAACTCGGCACCTGGGACTGGCACATTCCCAGTGGCATGCTTTACGGCTCGGCCCGCGCCGCGCAGTTGCATGGTCTTGACCCGGTGCCCTTTCACGAACCCTTCGATGCTTTTTTCGAAGGCGTGCCAGACGATGAGCGCGACAGCATGCGCGACGCCTACCGCAGCTTGCGCGAAGGCCCCGCCGGCAATTATCAACTGACCTACCGCGTGCAACTGCCCGACGGCAGCTCGCGCTACCTGGAAAGCCGCGCACGGCTTTATCGCGATGAGTCTGGCGCGCCACTGCGCATGGCCGGCACCCTGCTCGACATCACCGACCAGGTGGAGCGTGAACAGCGCCTGATCACCTCCGAAGAAAAGTTCGCCAGCCTGTTCCAGGTCAGCCCGGACCCGATCTGCGTAACGCGCCAGGACACCGGCCAGTTCATCGAGATCAACTCCGCCTTCACTCAGACCTTTGGCTGGACTGCCAGCGACGTCATCGACCGCAGCGCCGACGAAATCGGCCTCTGGGACGCCTCGGTGAAGCGTCAGCAACGCATCGAACAGGTGATTCGCGAACAAGCGCTGAACAACGTTGCGATCATCGTTTACCACAAGGACGGGCAACCCTTGACGTGCGTGATATCCAGCCGACAAATCAGCGTCGGCAACGAGCCGTGCATCGTCACCACCTTGCGCGACATCACCCAGCAGCAGCGCTCCGAGGCTGCACTCAAGGCCAGTGAAGAGAAATTCGCCAAGGCGTTTCACTCCAGCCCCGACGCCATCACCATCACCGAGCGCGACAGCGGACGCTACCTGGAGGTCAACGACGGTTTCTGCCGTTTGACCGGCTACCGAGCTGATGAAGTGATTGGTAAAACCGTGTATCAGATCGGCATCTGGGCCGAAGAAAAACAACGCTCAAACCTGCTGGCCCAGTTGAAGGTAAAAGGCCGGGTGCATCACCAGGAAATGCTCGGTCGCAACAAGCGCGGCGAAATTCTCACGGTCGAGGTGTCTATCGAACCCATCACCCTGAACGAAACCGCCTGCCTGCTGCTGACCGCACGGGACGTCAGCCTGCTGAAAAATGCCGAAGCGCAAATCCGTCACCTCGCCTACCACGACCCGCTGACCAACCTGCCCAACCGTGCCCTGCTGATGGATCGCCTGAGCCAGCAAATCGCCCTGCTCAAACGCCATAATCTGCGCGGCGCCTTGCTGTTCCTCGATCTCGACCACTTCAAGCACATCAACGACTCGCTCGGTCACCCGGTGGGCGACACGGTGCTGAAAATCATCACTGCGCGCCTCGAAGCCAGCGTGCGCATGGAAGACACCGTGGCGCGACTGGGTGGCGATGAGTTCGTGGTGCTGCTGAGCGGCCTGGAAGGTACGCGCAACGAAGTCAGCGAACAGGTTCGCGAGCTGGCCGACACGCTGCGCGAGCTGCTGTCCGAACCGATGTTCCTCGACGGTCAGCGCCTGCAAGTCACACCGAGCATCGGCGTGGCACTGATTCCCGATCACGGCTCGACCCCGACCGACCTGCTCAAGCGCGCCGACATTGCCCTGTACCGGGCCAAGGACTCGGGGCGCAATACCACGCAGATGTTCCACAGCACCATGCAAAAAGCTGCCAGTGAACGCCTGCGGATGGAAACCGACCTGCGCCTGGCCCTTTCGCGAGGCGAATTCAGCGTGCACTACCAACCTCAGGTGGATGCGCAAGACGATCGAATCATCGGCGCTGAAGCCTTGGTACGCTGGCACCACCCGCAGCTGGGCGCGCAATCGCCCACCGAGTTCATCAAGGTGCTGGAAGACAGCGGACTGATTCTGGAGGTCGGTGCCTGGATCCTTGATGAAGCCTGCCAGGCATTCAGGCAACTGATCGATAGAGGCCTGATCGACCCGCTGAACTTCAGTCTCTGCGTGAACATCAGTCCACGGCAATTCCGCCAGAACGACTTTGTCGAACGGATTGAACACAGCCTGAGCAGCCATGCGCTGCCGTACTCGCTGCTCAAACTGGAGATTACCGAAGGCATCGTGATCCAGAACCTGGACGACACCATCAACAAGATGCGCCGCTTGAAGAAACTCGGCGTCAGCTTCGCCATGGACGACTTTGGCACTGGCTACTCGTCGCTGACTTACCTCAAGCGCCTGCCGGTGGACACCCTGAAAATCGACCAGTCCTTCATCCGCGATGCGACCAGCGATCCGAACGACGCAGAAATCATCCGCGCCATTGTGGCCATGGCCCTCAGTCTTGAGCTGACGGTGATTGCCGAAGGCGTCGAAACCCCCGAACAGCTTGAGTTTTTGCTGGGGTTGGGCTGCCATTTGTATCAAGGCTACCTGCACAGTCAGCCGCTGCCGCTGGAGGGCTTCCTGAAACTGCTCAAATGA
- the leuC gene encoding 3-isopropylmalate dehydratase large subunit translates to MAGKTLYDKLWDSHLVKQRDDGSALIYIDRHIIHEVTSPQAFEGLRLAGRKPWRIDANIATPDHNVPTTPERKGGIAAIADEVSRLQVQTLDDNCDEYGIVEFKMNDVRQGIVHVIGPEQGATLPGMTVVCGDSHTSTHGAFGALAHGIGTSEVEHVLATQCLVAKKMKNMRVSVEGTLPFGVTAKDIVLAVIGKIGTAGGNGHAIEFAGSAIRELSVEGRMTICNMSIEAGARVGLVAADEKTVAYVKGRPFAPKGAEWELAVEAWKDLVSDVDAKFDTLVELDAAQIKPQVSWGTSPEMVLAVDQNVPDPAKEMDLVKRDSIVRALKYMGLTANQAITDIQLDRVFIGSCTNSRIEDLRAAAVIAKGRKVASTIKQAIVVPGSGLVKAQAEAEGLDKIFLEAGFEWREPGCSMCLAMNPDRLESGEHCASTSNRNFEGRQGAGGRTHLVSPAMAAAAAVNGRFVDVRELI, encoded by the coding sequence ATGGCCGGCAAAACGCTCTACGACAAGCTCTGGGATTCGCATTTGGTCAAACAGCGCGACGATGGTTCGGCGCTGATCTACATCGATCGTCACATCATTCACGAAGTGACCTCGCCGCAAGCCTTCGAAGGTCTGCGTCTGGCCGGGCGCAAGCCGTGGCGCATCGATGCCAACATCGCGACCCCGGACCACAACGTACCGACGACTCCAGAGCGCAAGGGCGGCATTGCCGCCATTGCTGACGAAGTCTCGCGTTTGCAGGTTCAGACCCTCGATGACAACTGTGACGAATATGGCATCGTCGAATTCAAGATGAATGACGTGCGTCAAGGCATCGTCCACGTTATCGGCCCGGAGCAGGGCGCTACCTTGCCGGGCATGACCGTGGTCTGCGGTGACTCCCATACGTCGACCCACGGCGCTTTCGGCGCGTTGGCTCACGGTATTGGCACTTCCGAGGTCGAGCACGTGCTCGCCACCCAGTGCCTGGTCGCCAAGAAAATGAAGAACATGCGGGTTTCCGTCGAAGGCACCTTGCCGTTCGGCGTGACCGCCAAGGACATCGTCTTGGCGGTCATCGGCAAGATTGGCACCGCCGGCGGTAACGGCCACGCCATCGAATTCGCCGGTAGCGCGATTCGTGAGTTGTCGGTCGAAGGCCGCATGACCATCTGTAACATGTCCATTGAAGCCGGTGCGCGTGTAGGTCTGGTCGCCGCCGATGAAAAAACCGTTGCCTACGTCAAAGGTCGTCCGTTCGCACCGAAAGGCGCTGAGTGGGAGTTGGCCGTCGAAGCCTGGAAAGACCTGGTTTCCGACGTGGATGCGAAGTTCGACACCCTCGTTGAGCTCGATGCCGCGCAGATCAAGCCGCAAGTCAGCTGGGGCACGTCCCCGGAAATGGTCCTCGCCGTCGATCAGAACGTGCCGGATCCGGCTAAAGAGATGGATCTGGTCAAGCGCGACTCTATCGTCCGTGCCCTGAAATACATGGGTTTGACCGCCAATCAGGCGATCACCGACATTCAACTGGACCGCGTGTTCATTGGCTCCTGCACCAACTCGCGGATCGAAGATTTGCGCGCTGCGGCAGTGATCGCCAAGGGCCGTAAAGTGGCTTCGACCATCAAGCAAGCCATTGTGGTGCCGGGTTCGGGCCTGGTGAAAGCTCAAGCCGAAGCTGAAGGGCTGGACAAGATTTTCCTCGAGGCCGGTTTCGAATGGCGCGAGCCAGGTTGCTCGATGTGTCTGGCAATGAACCCGGACCGTTTGGAGTCCGGTGAGCATTGCGCATCGACCTCCAACCGTAACTTCGAAGGTCGTCAGGGCGCCGGTGGCCGTACGCATCTGGTGAGCCCGGCAATGGCCGCCGCCGCCGCTGTCAACGGTCGCTTCGTCGACGTCCGTGAATTGATCTGA
- a CDS encoding LysR family transcriptional regulator — translation MDLANLNAFIAIAETGSFSGAGERLHLTQPAISKRIAGLEQQLNVRLFDRLGREVSLTEAGRALLPRAYQILNVLDDTRRALTNLTGEVTGRLTLATSHHIGLHRLPPLLRAFTRRYPEVALDIQFLDSEVAYEEILHGRAELAVITLAPEPHTLVKATPVWDDPLDFVAAPEHSLISNGAVSLADIARHPAVFPGGNTFTHHIVQRLFEAQGLTPNIAMSTNYLETIKMMVSIGLAWSVLPRTMLDDQVARIPLPGIQLTRQLGYIVHTERTLSNAARAFMALLDAQIDLPRIHG, via the coding sequence ATGGACCTGGCCAACCTCAATGCCTTTATAGCCATCGCCGAGACCGGCAGCTTCTCCGGCGCCGGCGAACGACTGCATCTGACCCAGCCGGCCATCAGCAAACGCATTGCCGGGCTGGAACAGCAGCTCAATGTGCGGCTGTTTGATCGACTGGGTCGGGAAGTCAGCCTGACCGAGGCCGGACGCGCCCTGCTGCCGCGCGCCTATCAGATTCTGAATGTGCTGGATGACACGCGCCGGGCGCTGACCAACCTGACCGGCGAAGTGACCGGTCGTCTGACACTGGCGACCAGTCACCACATCGGCCTGCACCGCCTGCCGCCCTTGCTGCGGGCGTTCACCCGGCGTTATCCCGAGGTTGCGCTGGATATTCAGTTCCTCGATTCGGAAGTCGCCTACGAAGAAATTCTTCACGGCCGCGCCGAACTGGCAGTCATTACCCTGGCACCCGAACCCCACACACTGGTGAAAGCCACGCCAGTGTGGGACGACCCGCTGGACTTCGTGGCGGCCCCGGAACACTCGCTGATCAGCAACGGCGCCGTCAGCCTGGCCGACATTGCCCGCCATCCGGCGGTTTTCCCCGGTGGAAACACCTTTACCCACCACATCGTGCAACGGCTGTTCGAAGCCCAGGGCCTGACGCCGAACATCGCGATGAGCACTAACTATCTGGAAACTATCAAGATGATGGTTTCCATTGGCCTGGCTTGGAGCGTGTTGCCGCGCACCATGCTCGATGATCAAGTGGCACGCATTCCTTTACCGGGCATACAGCTCACTCGCCAGCTAGGCTATATCGTGCACACCGAACGGACGCTGTCGAATGCTGCACGGGCTTTCATGGCCTTGCTGGATGCACAAATCGATCTGCCACGGATTCATGGCTAG
- a CDS encoding class I SAM-dependent methyltransferase encodes MTSTAQHSDVVQKQFGEQASAYLSSAVHAQGTEFALLQAELAGRSEARVLDLGCGAGHVSFHVAPLVKEVVAYDLSQQMLDVVAGAAADRGLNNVTTVLGAAERLPFAEGEFDFVFSRYSAHHWSDLGLALREVRRVLKPGGVAAFIDVLSPGSPLFDTYLQSVEVLRDTSHVRDYSAGEWLRQVSEAGLHTRSTTRQRLRLEYNSWVERMRTPQALRVAIRELQQAMGNEVREYFEIEADGSFSTDVLVLWAER; translated from the coding sequence ATGACCAGCACTGCCCAGCACAGCGACGTAGTACAAAAGCAATTCGGTGAGCAGGCCTCGGCCTACCTGAGCAGCGCAGTACACGCCCAGGGCACCGAATTCGCGCTGCTACAGGCCGAACTGGCAGGTCGCAGTGAGGCGCGGGTGCTGGACCTGGGCTGCGGCGCCGGTCATGTGAGTTTTCATGTGGCTCCGCTGGTCAAGGAAGTGGTCGCCTACGACCTGTCGCAGCAGATGCTCGACGTGGTGGCAGGTGCTGCGGCTGATCGTGGCCTGAACAACGTGACCACCGTGCTAGGTGCAGCGGAGCGTCTGCCGTTCGCCGAGGGTGAGTTCGATTTCGTGTTTAGCCGTTATTCGGCGCACCATTGGAGCGATCTTGGCCTGGCCCTGCGTGAAGTGCGCCGAGTGCTCAAGCCGGGTGGGGTGGCAGCGTTCATTGATGTCTTGTCGCCGGGCAGTCCATTGTTCGACACTTACCTGCAAAGCGTTGAAGTCCTGCGCGACACCAGCCACGTGCGTGATTATTCCGCCGGGGAGTGGTTGCGTCAGGTCAGTGAGGCGGGGTTGCATACCCGTAGCACCACGCGCCAGCGGCTGCGTCTGGAGTACAACTCCTGGGTCGAGCGCATGCGCACACCCCAAGCGTTGCGCGTGGCGATCCGCGAGTTGCAGCAGGCAATGGGCAATGAAGTGCGCGAGTATTTCGAGATTGAGGCCGATGGTTCGTTCAGCACCGATGTGCTGGTGCTTTGGGCTGAACGCTAG
- the leuD gene encoding 3-isopropylmalate dehydratase small subunit, protein MKAFTQHTGLVAPLDRANVDTDQIIPKQFLKSIKRTGFGPNLFDEWRYLDVGQPYQDNSKRPLNKDFVLNAERYQGASVLLARENFGCGSSREHAPWALEEYGFRSIIAPSYADIFFNNSFKNGLLPIILSDAEVDELFAQVEANPGYQLQIDLQAQTVTRPDGKVLSFEIDAFRKHCLLNGLDDIGLTLQDGDAIATFEAKHRASQPWLFRDA, encoded by the coding sequence ATGAAAGCTTTTACCCAGCACACTGGTCTTGTCGCGCCTTTGGATCGTGCCAACGTCGACACCGACCAAATCATTCCCAAGCAGTTCTTGAAGTCGATCAAACGCACCGGTTTCGGCCCGAACCTGTTCGATGAGTGGCGTTATCTGGATGTGGGTCAACCGTATCAGGACAACTCCAAGCGTCCGTTGAACAAGGACTTCGTGCTCAACGCCGAGCGTTATCAAGGTGCCAGCGTGTTGCTCGCCCGGGAAAACTTCGGCTGCGGTTCGAGCCGCGAGCACGCGCCGTGGGCCCTGGAAGAGTACGGCTTTCGCAGCATCATCGCGCCGAGCTACGCCGACATCTTCTTCAACAACAGCTTCAAGAACGGCTTGCTGCCGATCATCTTGAGCGACGCTGAAGTCGACGAGTTGTTTGCGCAAGTGGAAGCCAATCCGGGTTACCAGCTGCAGATCGACTTGCAGGCCCAGACCGTGACCCGCCCTGACGGCAAGGTCCTGAGCTTCGAAATCGATGCTTTCCGCAAACACTGCCTGCTCAATGGCCTGGACGATATCGGCCTGACCTTGCAGGACGGCGATGCGATAGCCACGTTCGAAGCCAAACACCGCGCCAGCCAGCCATGGTTGTTCCGCGACGCGTGA
- the leuB gene encoding 3-isopropylmalate dehydrogenase, translating into MSKQILILPGDGIGPEIMAEAVKVLELANDKFALDFELSHDVIGGAAIDKHGVPLADETLARARAADAVLLGAVGGPKWDTIERDIRPERGLLKIRAQLGLFGNLRPAILYPQLAEASSLKAEIVAGLDILIVRELTGGIYFGAPRGVRELENGERQAYDTLPYSESEIRRIARVGFDMARVRGKKLCSVDKANVLASSQLWREIVEQVAKDYPDVELSHMYVDNAAMQLVRAPKQFDVIVTDNLFGDILSDEASMLTGSIGMLPSASLDANNKGMYEPCHGSAPDIAGKGIANPLATILSVSMMLRYSFNQVVAADAIEKAVSLVLDQGLRTGDIWSPGCAKVGTQEMGDAVVAALRNL; encoded by the coding sequence ATGAGCAAGCAGATTCTGATTCTCCCAGGTGACGGTATTGGCCCGGAAATCATGGCCGAAGCGGTCAAGGTGCTGGAGCTGGCCAACGACAAGTTCGCGCTGGATTTTGAGTTGAGCCATGACGTGATCGGCGGCGCCGCCATCGACAAGCACGGCGTGCCGTTGGCCGACGAAACCCTGGCCCGCGCGCGTGCTGCCGATGCGGTGTTGCTGGGTGCGGTGGGCGGTCCGAAATGGGACACCATTGAACGTGACATTCGTCCAGAGCGCGGCTTGTTGAAGATTCGTGCGCAGCTGGGCCTGTTCGGCAACCTGCGCCCGGCGATCCTTTACCCGCAACTGGCCGAAGCTTCCAGTCTGAAAGCGGAAATCGTCGCAGGCCTGGACATTCTGATCGTCCGTGAGCTGACCGGCGGTATCTACTTCGGCGCGCCACGTGGTGTGCGCGAGCTGGAAAATGGCGAGCGTCAGGCATACGACACCCTGCCATACAGCGAAAGCGAAATCCGCCGTATCGCTCGCGTCGGTTTCGACATGGCGCGTGTGCGTGGCAAGAAACTCTGCTCGGTCGACAAGGCCAACGTTCTGGCTTCCAGCCAGCTGTGGCGCGAAATCGTCGAGCAAGTGGCCAAGGACTACCCGGACGTCGAGCTGAGCCACATGTACGTCGACAACGCCGCCATGCAACTGGTGCGTGCACCGAAGCAGTTCGACGTGATTGTCACCGACAACCTGTTCGGCGATATCCTGTCCGACGAAGCCTCGATGCTCACCGGTTCCATCGGCATGTTGCCGTCGGCCTCGCTGGATGCCAACAATAAAGGCATGTACGAGCCGTGCCACGGTTCGGCGCCGGACATTGCAGGCAAAGGCATCGCCAACCCGTTGGCGACGATTCTGTCGGTGTCGATGATGCTGCGTTACAGCTTCAATCAGGTTGTGGCCGCGGATGCCATTGAAAAGGCCGTCAGCCTGGTATTGGACCAAGGGCTGCGCACAGGTGACATCTGGTCGCCGGGTTGCGCGAAAGTAGGTACGCAGGAAATGGGCGACGCAGTAGTCGCAGCGCTGCGGAATCTGTAA
- the asd gene encoding aspartate-semialdehyde dehydrogenase, giving the protein MKRVGLIGWRGMVGSVLMQRMLEEQDFDLIEPVFFTTSNVGGQGPSVGKDIAPLKDAYSIEELKTLDVILTCQGGDYTSEVFPKLREAGWQGYWIDAASSLRMQDDAVIVLDPVNRKVIDQQLDAGTKNYIGGNCTVSLMLMGLGGLFEAGLVEWMSAMTYQAASGAGAQNMRELIKQMGATHAAVADELANPASAILDIDRKVAEAMRSDAYPTENFGVPLAGSLIPWIDKELPNGQSREEWKAQAETNKILGRFKSPIPVDGICVRIGAMRCHSQALTIKLNKDVPIADIEGLISQHNPWVKLVPNQREISMQELSPTKVTGTLNVPVGRLRKLNMGTQYLGAFTVGDQLLWGAAEPLRRMLRILLER; this is encoded by the coding sequence ATGAAACGTGTAGGTCTGATCGGTTGGCGCGGTATGGTCGGTTCCGTGCTCATGCAGCGGATGCTGGAAGAGCAGGATTTCGATCTTATTGAGCCGGTGTTTTTCACCACTTCCAATGTGGGTGGCCAAGGCCCGTCCGTGGGTAAGGACATTGCTCCGCTCAAGGACGCTTACAGCATTGAAGAGCTGAAAACCCTCGACGTGATTCTGACCTGCCAGGGTGGCGACTACACCAGCGAAGTCTTCCCGAAACTGCGCGAAGCCGGCTGGCAGGGGTACTGGATCGACGCCGCTTCCAGCCTGCGCATGCAGGATGACGCGGTGATCGTTCTGGACCCGGTCAACCGCAAGGTCATCGACCAGCAGCTCGACGCAGGCACCAAGAACTACATCGGCGGCAACTGCACCGTCAGCTTGATGCTGATGGGCCTGGGCGGTCTGTTTGAAGCCGGTCTGGTGGAGTGGATGAGTGCCATGACCTATCAGGCAGCCTCCGGTGCCGGCGCGCAGAACATGCGTGAGCTGATCAAGCAAATGGGCGCGACCCACGCCGCTGTTGCGGATGAACTGGCCAATCCGGCCAGCGCTATCCTCGACATCGACCGTAAAGTCGCCGAAGCCATGCGCAGTGACGCCTACCCGACCGAAAACTTCGGCGTGCCATTGGCTGGCAGCCTGATCCCGTGGATCGACAAAGAACTGCCGAACGGTCAAAGCCGCGAAGAGTGGAAGGCCCAGGCCGAGACCAACAAGATCCTCGGTCGTTTCAAGAGCCCGATCCCGGTGGACGGTATCTGCGTGCGCATCGGTGCCATGCGTTGCCACAGCCAGGCGCTGACCATCAAGCTGAACAAAGATGTGCCGATCGCCGATATCGAAGGGCTGATCAGCCAGCACAACCCGTGGGTCAAACTGGTGCCGAACCAGCGCGAGATCAGCATGCAGGAGTTGAGCCCGACCAAGGTCACCGGCACTCTGAACGTACCGGTTGGCCGTCTGCGCAAGCTGAACATGGGCACCCAGTACCTGGGTGCGTTCACCGTTGGCGACCAACTGCTGTGGGGCGCGGCCGAACCGCTGCGTCGCATGCTGCGGATTCTGCTGGAGCGTTGA
- a CDS encoding Hsp20 family protein, with product MSTAFSMAPLFRSSVGFDRFNDLFESALRNEPGSTYPPYNVEKHGDDEYRIVIAAAGFQEEDLELQVEKGVLTVSGGKRDAHEGVTYLHQGIAQRAFKLSFRLADHIEVKAADLRNGLLNIDLLRIVPEEAKAKRIPINGTQKPALQH from the coding sequence ATGAGTACTGCATTTTCCATGGCTCCACTGTTCCGTTCCTCGGTGGGCTTCGATCGTTTCAACGATCTGTTCGAGTCAGCGCTGCGCAATGAGCCAGGTAGCACCTACCCCCCGTACAACGTCGAAAAGCACGGCGACGATGAATACCGTATTGTCATCGCGGCGGCCGGCTTCCAGGAAGAAGACCTGGAATTGCAAGTCGAAAAAGGTGTGTTGACCGTCAGTGGCGGTAAACGCGATGCCCATGAAGGCGTCACCTATCTGCATCAGGGCATTGCCCAGCGTGCGTTCAAACTGTCGTTCCGCCTGGCTGACCACATCGAAGTCAAGGCTGCCGACCTGCGCAACGGTCTGTTGAACATCGACCTGCTGCGCATCGTGCCGGAAGAAGCAAAAGCCAAACGCATCCCGATCAACGGGACGCAAAAACCAGCGTTGCAGCACTGA
- a CDS encoding aspartate-semialdehyde dehydrogenase — translation MSQSFDIAVVGATGTVGETLVQILEERDFPVANLHLLASSESAGHSVPFRGKNVRVREVDEFDFSKVQLVFFAAGPAVTLSFAPRATAAGCALIDLSGALPAEQAPQVVPEANSSVLAGLKKPFQVSSPSASATTLAVVLAPLRDVLDLQRVTVTASLAVSAQGREAVTELARQTAELLNVRPLEPRFFDRQMAFNLLAQVGTPDAQGHTLLEKRLVRELREVMAQPLLKISATCVQAPVFFGDSFSVTLQSTKAIDLAAVNAALEAAPGVELVEAGDYPTPVGDAVGQDVVYVGRVRSGVDDPTELDLWLTSDNVRKGAALNAVQVAELLIKDLV, via the coding sequence ATGAGCCAGTCCTTTGATATCGCCGTCGTCGGCGCCACCGGTACTGTCGGCGAAACCCTCGTCCAGATTCTTGAAGAGCGCGACTTCCCGGTTGCCAACCTGCACCTGCTCGCCAGCAGTGAATCGGCAGGGCACTCAGTGCCGTTTCGCGGCAAGAACGTACGGGTGCGGGAAGTCGACGAATTTGATTTCAGCAAGGTCCAGTTGGTGTTCTTCGCCGCCGGCCCTGCGGTCACCCTGAGCTTTGCACCGCGAGCGACGGCCGCCGGTTGCGCGCTGATCGATTTGTCCGGCGCCTTGCCAGCGGAACAAGCACCGCAGGTGGTGCCGGAAGCCAACAGCTCAGTGCTGGCCGGCTTGAAAAAGCCGTTTCAGGTGAGCAGCCCAAGTGCATCGGCCACCACTCTGGCCGTGGTGCTGGCACCGTTGCGCGATGTGCTCGACTTGCAGCGAGTGACCGTCACTGCGAGCCTGGCCGTTTCCGCCCAAGGCCGCGAAGCGGTCACCGAGCTGGCCCGGCAGACCGCAGAGCTGCTGAATGTTCGCCCACTGGAGCCGCGTTTCTTTGATCGGCAAATGGCTTTCAACCTGCTGGCACAAGTCGGCACACCGGATGCTCAGGGTCATACGCTGCTGGAAAAGCGCCTGGTTCGAGAGCTGCGCGAGGTCATGGCGCAGCCTTTATTAAAGATTTCTGCCACTTGCGTTCAAGCCCCGGTGTTTTTCGGCGATAGCTTTAGCGTGACCTTGCAGTCAACCAAGGCTATCGACCTGGCGGCGGTGAATGCAGCGCTTGAGGCGGCGCCTGGTGTCGAGCTGGTCGAGGCGGGTGATTACCCGACGCCGGTAGGTGATGCGGTAGGGCAGGATGTGGTCTACGTGGGTCGGGTTCGCAGCGGTGTCGACGACCCGACGGAACTTGATCTGTGGCTGACGTCAGATAACGTACGTAAAGGCGCGGCACTCAACGCAGTGCAGGTGGCTGAGTTGTTGATAAAAGACCTTGTGTAA